The DNA window TAGGTCGTCAGGTGAGGGCACCTGACAGCGTGATACTGGCGCGATGAATCGCGCCCCTACCGGGCAAAGACGGAGGCCCCTCACCAATTCTTAAGGTTAAAGTCCACCGCCGACTGGATTATTTCAGTGAGGACTTCGAGATTCACATCGGCCAGTTTGTTGATGTAGATGCAGCCCTTGCCATGCTTCACCTTGCCGAGGCGGGCGAGAAGTCCGGCATACTGAGCCGCATCGTGAGTCAAATAGAGCGTAATCTTCCCCTTGCGAAGCGCATAACCGGCATAGAACCAGTCCACTACCCGCCCGGAAGAAGGGGACTTAATCTCGACGTTGCCATAACCGATGATGCTGTCGCCCCACATCTTGGGTTCAAGTCCGGTTATCTCGCTGAAAAGGCGCAACAGGGCTTCGCCGTCCTTGCGCTGCTGGGCATCCTGAACGGTCGAGAGATACCCCAGAACGCTCATATCATTCTGTTTGGTCTTTATCTCTGC is part of the Calditrichota bacterium genome and encodes:
- a CDS encoding DUF1801 domain-containing protein — its product is MAKAEIKTKQNDMSVLGYLSTVQDAQQRKDGEALLRLFSEITGLEPKMWGDSIIGYGNVEIKSPSSGRVVDWFYAGYALRKGKITLYLTHDAAQYAGLLARLGKVKHGKGCIYINKLADVNLEVLTEIIQSAVDFNLKNW